Proteins co-encoded in one Prosthecobacter dejongeii genomic window:
- a CDS encoding phage capsid protein: MSPSELQAYQTQFATDWYHLAQQKGCLFGPYVMRESFSGESERFQRIGSQEFTKRTGRREKTKIKEAPLSFRHITNDDYTLANVMDKIDKRKMGAAGTGLSQAYVESHANGYNRLCDRVILTAALGAAYEGEKLAGSATVNLGSANIVEENYGLGSAVAGLTYRKIVRALVLLQQNSHLSPDARKVVLACTPHDLESVYDSVAPEETNLRSRVLDVIEDRSDMLGGFKIQKTTLFDGTLPGSTPTTDPKIRRVVAWMYGGVRFNEGGRDSRMDELTDQNYDLQVYSSGYLGATRMEEALVVGIDCALPNA; this comes from the coding sequence ATGAGTCCTTCAGAGCTTCAAGCTTATCAAACTCAGTTCGCTACGGACTGGTATCACCTGGCCCAACAAAAGGGCTGTCTTTTCGGCCCGTATGTCATGCGGGAATCTTTTTCGGGCGAGTCGGAGCGCTTTCAGCGCATCGGTTCTCAAGAGTTCACCAAGCGCACGGGCCGCCGTGAGAAAACGAAGATCAAGGAGGCGCCGCTGTCCTTCCGCCACATCACGAATGATGACTATACGCTGGCGAATGTGATGGACAAGATCGACAAACGCAAGATGGGGGCGGCGGGAACGGGCCTGTCCCAGGCGTATGTGGAGTCTCACGCAAATGGGTATAACCGTTTGTGTGATCGCGTGATCCTCACGGCGGCGCTGGGCGCGGCCTATGAGGGGGAGAAGCTGGCGGGTTCTGCGACGGTGAATCTGGGCAGTGCGAACATTGTGGAGGAAAACTATGGGCTGGGCAGTGCTGTGGCGGGGCTGACGTATCGAAAGATCGTGCGGGCGCTGGTGCTGCTGCAGCAGAACAGTCATCTTTCCCCGGATGCACGGAAGGTGGTGCTGGCGTGCACGCCGCATGATCTGGAAAGTGTGTATGACTCGGTAGCGCCGGAGGAGACGAATCTGCGCTCGCGTGTGCTGGATGTGATCGAGGATCGCTCCGACATGCTGGGTGGGTTTAAGATCCAGAAGACGACGCTGTTTGATGGCACGCTGCCGGGCAGTACGCCGACGACGGACCCGAAGATCCGCCGCGTGGTGGCCTGGATGTATGGCGGGGTGCGCTTCAATGAGGGCGGGCGGGATTCGCGCATGGATGAGCTGACGGACCAGAACTATGACCTGCAGGTCTATTCCTCCGGCTACCTGGGGGCGACCCGCATGGAGGAGGCGCTGGTGGTGGGCATTGACTGTGCGTTGCCGAACGCCTAA